From a region of the Daphnia magna isolate NIES linkage group LG1, ASM2063170v1.1, whole genome shotgun sequence genome:
- the LOC116935471 gene encoding DNA repair protein XRCC2, whose amino-acid sequence MANIVKTESGIDLLQRFSVRPKLIGLQVEVFGEDGPLPGDVIEINEKDTNLKTILLTQWIIKCILPATWKGVQIGGLEVGVVFLSTDHHFSSLNLVTLLERKLKRTLRQCQQLLPSSGLTMMKEITKDSLRRLSLYESFCKTELLFNFCSTKTFILSHSQSSVVIVDSLSAYYWEDRLSASTIQSLEKYCQSLLQCLIEKLKQTNITIIYTVQQFLREVHERERSDAPLFIYSLSIENQPQSVIHVENRRTASKFSKKIESFKGDLLLK is encoded by the coding sequence ATGGCGAACATTGTGAAAACTGAAAGTGGCATTGATCTTTTGCAAAGATTTTCTGTCAGGCCGAAACTTATTGGATTGCAAGTAGAAGTCTTCGGAGAAGACGGACCACTGCCAGGAGACGTGATAGAGATCAATGAGAAGGATACAAACCTTAAAACTATCCTGTTGACCCAGTGGATTATAAAATGTATACTTCCTGCAACCTGGAAAGGTGTGCAAATTGGTGGACTTGAGGTGGGAGTAGTGTTTCTGTCTActgatcatcatttttcgTCATTAAACTTGGTCACTTTGCTTGAAAGAAAGTTGAAGAGGACTCTTCGCCAATGTCAACAACTTCTACCTAGCTCAGGACTTACTATGATGAAAGAAATTACCAAGGATTCTCTAAGAAGACTTTCTTTATATGAAAGCTTTTGTAAGACAGAGCTCCTTTTCAACTTCTGTTCTACCAAAACCTTCATTCTCTCTCACTCTCAGTCCTCAGTGGTGATAGTCGATAGCCTTTCTGCATACTACTGGGAAGACCGATTGTCAGCTTCAACCATCCAAAGCCTAGAAAAATATTGCCAATCTCTTCTGCAGTGTCTTATTGAAAAGTTGAAACAAACCAATATTACCATAATATATACTGTACAGCAATTCCTCAGAGAAGTCCATGAAAGGGAAAGAAGTGATGCTCCATTGTTTATCTATTCCCTTTCTATAGAAAATCAACCCCAAAGTGTGATTCATGTAGAAAATAGAAGGACTGCTAGtaaattttcaaagaaaattgaGTCTTTCAAAGGAGACTTGttgttaaaataa
- the LOC116935429 gene encoding centrosomin has protein sequence MASFRLGPLKSPNRRLLSHHNTPPFSIDPSHLQVSLEQTQGAPSTPQANRQSSGKSSPLRGRCVKEYEEQLQQLQHENFNLKLRVFLLEERVGKALGRTDAADIIKNNIELKVENETLKKSLAEKCQLLSQASGAIEELENQQRSSLAAHQSEIVSLQQQIQKLQKELAEAEEVRVNNRVSLIPDESSDLYAQAFGSFLLNPNQLTCNYPDHHTKAEMDQLQAKVDQLVSDATVQLEEMDKLTKAASQSQGQLQEYQQRVQTLESNVAEMESIRAEKDLKICNLTSLLDSQTKAGKIGDVRQPAVEKDKIIEEKQQQLEQQNKILVEIQITLDEKQKQIAELEGSLNDKKKKVVELEKSLSKAGRTLQGFVTDLQKKEKELEHLKAEGRKKDKRVKDLTAELKEAQELFNKTKWETEVSGKEDNIKAMAEEENERLWAELEEKKKLLSAAEQQRAVLQHDADQLASLRQAVDQKEQAVAEAEMQISILKRQVMDLQQEMSSRSAIPLPHRSENNSRHSLDSIEQKQPNALATQLAAYVRERKQLTETIQSLKNQLGAYQNGSGDINETVSWKKLYEESQEKAKHLDVELQRLKAEVRSWKKKAEANCNESIKPGVGDHQVRTYKKELTALRQRLADSTNACDLLRTRLEEMADFLEEILSMSQQELLNLSNWSAASKRRQALQHSILQSRELSRTLSQSLMIGIDPDEQQQHSSSSVSTCSNSSAKTNEHHMNSSREKSVDSLPPPCCATEEIGCQVQLAALSETKDSHHGIMLDQLRTAVIDLEHQVKLRDEEIAKMKMANPPANNKSMQTDRLSLATECQNKNMIISSTPYHRPPAGQAGATSLSPVALTRGKSQPAVFSSELFPLEPADSINYSTKESTSPRKAQLQPKPHEVAVSESEAWSEPDRTVSFARIGLPFQHHVEMNSIAALLTNKKPVAHSNAGLPSAADSSDSSKRAARRSKSDPCEVKRSGNRLRLLEQENSRLRLQLKELVSCLRSTYDVQFSKEESVLLEDSQVKDDSLNDAERRNSIDDLSGAGDLPTAQYIINALKNRLLKMKDVIKRRDLRLREAKDVTTQLEFKVKEKYFQACENQLLLKETQERLLEKNREVELLEARWIEAQSQWMSTNATKERQIAELRGTLDARETEIRTALMKAQLWETSYNDGQKTMRQMENELKSQQELLIQSMSLLEQQVRVLKEDLENVREDRNRLQNELENLREQTANANVSRNSPTLHAAPQSTSYRNNSQGIQRQSKPNVGLRVRSTGL, from the exons ATGGCTTCATTCCGGCTCGGTCCGTTGAAGAGTCCGAATCGACGATTGTTGAGTCATCACAACACGCCGCCTTTTAG TATCGACCCGTCGCATCTGCAAGTATCTTTGGAACAGACGCAAGGTGCCCCATCGACACCCC AGGCCAATCGCCAATCGTCGGGCAAGTCTTCGCCTTTGCGTGGTAGATGCGTCAAAGAATACGAAGAGCAATTGCAGCAGCTGCAGCACGAGAATTTCAACTTGAAACTTCGTGTTTTTCTGTTAGAAGAAAGAGTGGGCAAAGCCTTGGGCAGGACTGATGCTGCTGACATTATCAAGAACAACATAGAACTAAAAGTGGAGAATGAGACACTGAAAAAATCACTGGCAGAAAAGTGTCAACTGCTGTCACAAGCATCTGGTGCTATCGAGGAACTTGAAAATCAGCAGCGCTCTTCTTTGGCTGCGCACCAATCAGAAATAGTTTCACTCCAACAACAAATACAGAAACTTCAAAAG GAATTGGCTGAAGCGGAAGAGGTTCGTGTTAATAATCGCGTCAGTCTCATTCCGGATGAATCCTCCGACTTGTATGCCCAGGCCTTTGGTTCTTTTTTACTGAACCCGAATCAACTTACTTGCAACTATCCCGATCATCACACTAAAGCGGAGATGGATCAGTTACAAGCAAAAGTAGATCAGCTCGTCAGTGATGCTACTGTCCAATTAGAAGAAATGGACAAACTGACAAAGGCAGCCAGTCAGTCACAG GGACAGTTACAAGAGTATCAGCAGCGTGTGCAAACGCTCGAAAGTAATGTTGCCGAAATGGAAAGCATCCGAGCGGAAAAAGATTTGAAGATTTGTAATTTAACTTCCCTGCTGGACAGCCAAACTAAAGCGGGCAAAATCGGTGACGTCCGTCAGCCGGCCGTCGAAAAAGATAAGATAATTGAAGAGAAACAACAGCAACttgaacaacaaaataaaatcctGGTGGAAATCCAAATTACGTTAgatgagaaacaaaaacagattGCTGAGCTGGAAGGGTCACTCAacgacaagaagaagaaagttgTAGAGTTAGAAAAAAGTTTGTCCAAAGCAGGCCGTACGCTGCAAGGATTCGTGACCGAtcttcaaaagaaagagaaagaattggAACATTTGAAAGCTGAAGGCCGCAAGAAAGATAAACGTGTTAAGGATTTGACAGCCGAACTGAAAGAAGCGCAGGAGCTGTTCAATAAAACCAAATGGGAAACGGAGGTTTCGGGTAAGGAAGACAACATCAAAGCCATGGCCGAGGAGGAGAACGAGCGTTTATGGGCTGAattagaagagaaaaagaaacttcTCAGTGCTGCTGAACAACAAAGAGCTGTTTTACAGCATGACGCAGACCAATTGGCTTCGTTGAGGCAAGCTGTAGACCAGAAAGAACAAGCTGTTGCCGAAGCTGAAATGCAGATTTCCATCCTCAAACGCCAGGTGATGGATCTTCAACAAGAAATGAGTTCTAGGTCAGCTATCCCCTTACCTCATCGCTCAGAGAACAATTCTAGGCATTCCTTAGATTCGATagaacaaaaacaaccaaatGCTCTGGCTACTCAATTGGCAGCTTACGTACGTGAGCGCAAGCAGTTGACGGAAACCATTCAAAGTCTGAAAAACCAACTAGGGGCCTATCAAAATGGTAGCGGTGACATTAATGAAACCGTTTCATGGAAAAAACTATATGAAGAGTCGCAAGAAAAAGCCAAGCATTTGGATGTAGAGCTCCAACGATTAAAGGCAGAGGTACGCAGCTGGAAGAAGAAAGCAGAAGCCAACTGTAATGAGAGTATAAAGCCTGGAGTAGGTGACCATCAAGTGCGAACctacaaaaaagaattgacgGCATTACGACAACGTTTAGCAGATTCGACCAATGCCTGTGATTTGTTACGAACACGTCTCGAAGAGATGGCTGACTTTTTGGAAGAAATCTTGTCAATGAGCCAGCAAGAACTTCTCAATCTGAGCAATTGGTCGGCTGCCAGTAAACGTCGACAAGCGCTTCAGCATTCCATTTTACAAAGCCGGGAATTGTCTCGAACTCTTTCCCAATCGCTGATGATTGGCATCGATCCCGACGAGCAGCAACAACATTCAAGTAGTTCGGTTTCGACTTGTAGCAACTCGAGCGCCAAAACAAACGAGCACCACATGAATTCAAGTCGAGAAAAATCTGTTGATAGTCTACCTCCGCCTTGCTGTGCCACTGAAGAAATCGGTTGCCAAGTCCAGCTGGCAGCACTCTCGGAAACTAAAGATTCGCATCATGGAATAATGTTGGATCAACTGCGCACAGCAGTCATCGATTTGGAACACCAGGTCAAACTACGCGATGAAGAAATAGCGAAGATGAAAATGGCCAACCCGCCAGCTAATAATAAATCCATGCAGACAGATCGACTTTCATTGGCCACCGaatgtcaaaacaaaaacatgatCATCAGTAGCACACCTTATCATCGGCCTCCGGCCGGACAAGCTGGAGCTACGAGTCTCTCTCCAGTGGCATTGACCAGAGGAAAATCTCAGCCAGCAGTTTTTTCCAGCGAACTCTTTCCTCTGGAACCAGCGGATTCCATTAACTACTCTACAAAAGAAAGCACCAGTCCTCGAAAGGCGCAATTGCAACCCAAACCTCATGAAGTTGCAGTTTCAGAATCTGAAGCCTGGTCGGAGCCAGATCGTACAGTTTCTTTCGctcgcattggtttaccttTTCAACATCACGTTGAAATGAACTCGATCGCTGCTCTGTTAACCAACAAGAAACCCGTCGCACATTCCAACGCCGGTCTGCCGTCAGCAGCCGACAGTAGTGATTCGTCCAAACGAGCAG CACGACGTTCGAAGTCTGATCCTTGTGAAGTCAAACGTTCTGGCAACCGATTGCGATTACTCGAACAAGAAAACAGCCGACTTCGTTTGCAATTGAAAGAGTTGGTTTCCTGTTTACGTTCCACTTACGACGTCCAGTTTTCGAAAGAAGAATCTGTTTTGCTGGAAGATTCACAAGTGAAAGATGACTCGTTAAATGACGCTGAAAGGCGAAATTCGATAGACGACCTTTCTGGTGCGGGTGACCTACCTACCGCCCAATACATCATCAATGCACTGAAAAATCGTCTGCTTAAAATGAAGGACGTGATCAAGCGGCGAGACTTGCGGTTGCGAGAGGCCAAAGATGTGACAACGCAACTCGAATTCAAAGTCAAGGAAAAGTATTTTCAGGCTTGCGAAAATCAGTTGCTTCTCAAGGAGACACAAGAGAGGCTACTCGAAAAGAACCGGGAAGTGGAATTGCTTGAAGCCCGCTGGATCGAAGCTCAATCGCAATGGATGTCAACAAATGCCACCAAGGAACGTCAAATTGCGGAGCTTCGAGGTACGCTAGATGCACGTGAAACGGAGATTCGCACTGCGCTAATGAAAGCTCAGCTGTGGGAAACGTCTTACAACGATGGGCAGAAGACGATGCGTCAGATGGAGAATGAATTGAAATCCCAGCAAGAACTTCTCATACAATCTATGTCCTTACTTGAACAACAAGTTCGTGTATTGAAAGAGGATTTGGAAAACGTCAGAGAAGACCGCAATCGACTACAAAATGAGTTGGAGAATCTCAGGGAACAAACAGCTAACGCAAACGTGTCGCGAAACTCTCCAACTTTGCATGCTGCACCACAATCAACAAGTTATCGGAATAATAGTCAAGGCATCCAACGTCAGAGCAAGCCAAATGTCGGATTACGTGTCAGATCAACCGGCCTCTGA
- the LOC116935525 gene encoding aminopeptidase N, translated as MKAVLLGLLLAAVFAIAVGELLQSTKEESRWWYAPSRKAPLYEHKYQGLRERLVRAAAAQTVNMRLPRDVLPSSYTIRLLPFIEEGNFTTDGYIEILIDCKTATSNISMNAAELDIMQESIQVVDNADNIKWDVEKFYDEQNPREIITINLKKPLVVGSTYKISMKFISYLNEDLRGFYRSTYVENNVTKYLAVSQMEAPDARRAFPCFDEPNMKANFTITVGRKTSMSAISNMPLRLEEPIPNMPDYVWNHFKPSVKMSSYLVAMMVSEFVSELSNPSLSPDVEFKIWARPSFRNQTKYSADIGPRILNEYVTKYFQIEFPLPKVDMAAIPDFAAGAMENWGLITYRETDLLYDERRSSASAKQRVAIIIAHELAHQWFGNLVTMDWWNVIWLNEGFASYMEYPGTDYVEPGFEMNEQFTVTDLHYVFGIDALETSRPIDFEVNTPSQINQMFDAISYEKGSCIIRMCANFLGEPVFRRGVTSYLNKNAYGNTVQKDLWDALNTQAVNENVQLPATVETIMETWTRQMGYPVINISRLYDSANSAVASQQRFLLMKNENSSDKNDYSWWVPLTYTKDFTDIRKHWMPSGSGANTIQSLPGSSANWVIFNVGQEGYYRVVYDERNIEMIRNQLMTNHLAISKKNRAQILDDYLNMARANLTTYVTAMELTRYLAHERDYAPWTAASVALDYIDIMFYGYPDEQEWKNYMTVLVTALYDHVKYEASNSDAHLTVFTRSQAVSWACGRLNVINCITKANRDYQAWMTDATKELQPNLRRLISCTAIAEGGRPEWEFGFNRYLDSTLANEKTELLRAITCSLDVGILNEMLNRMITPSSGIRLQDANTLFSNIAANPVGHGVALDFLINRWDDVVAYFGNYEGFGGDAITRLFRALCNRVNNDEKLEKLTKLSTDHSSSFNSASARQGLELAQTNVRWVKKHYGTIVNWLKSQNSATEGTTVTSLASTTTPSTVATTPSSAARAFVNHFFILMAAIATFTGF; from the exons ATGAAAGCTGTCTTATTGGGACTGCTGCTGGCAGCAGTCTTTGCAATCGCTGTCGGAGAGCTCTTACAATCGACCAAGGAAGAGAGCCGTTGGTGGTATGCACCTTCACGGAAAGCACCCCTTTACGAGCACAAGTACCAAGGGCTTCGTGAGCGATTAGTGAGGGCGGCAGCTGCTCAAACGGTAAACATGCGCCTGCCCAGGGACGTTTTGCCATCATCGTACACCATCCGGTTGCTGCCGTTTATTGAAGAGGGTAATTTCACCACGGATGGCTATATCGAAATCTTGATTGATTGCAAAACTGCTACCTCCAATATATCGATGAATGCCGCTGAACTTGACATCATGCAAGAATCGATTCAG GTCGTCGACAATGCAGACAACATCAAGTGGGATGTTGAAAAGTTCTATGACGAACAAAATCCAAGAGAAATTATCACCATCAACTTGAAAAAACCGTTGGTCGTCGGGAGTACTTACAAGATATCGATGAAATTTATTTCGTACTTGAATGAAGATTTGCGCGGCTTTTATCGGTCGACATACGTCGAAAACAACGTTACTAA GTATTTGGCAGTGTCGCAAATGGAAGCACCCGATGCTCGCCGTGCTTTTCCTTGCTTCGACGAGCCAAATATGAAAGCCAACTTCACAATTACCGTCGGACGCAAGACGTCTATGTCTGCCATTAGTAATATGCCTCTAAGATTAGAGGAACCCAT TCCAAACATGCCAGACTATGTGTGGAACCATTTCAAACCCTCGGTCAAAATGTCGTCTTATCTCGTCGCTATG ATGGTGTCCGAATTCGTTAGTGAACTTTCCAATCCTTCACTAAGTCCTGATGTTGAATTCAAGATCTGGGCCCGGCCAAGTTTTCGCAATCAAACAAA ATACTCGGCAGACATTGGACCAAGAATTCTCAACGAATACGTTACAAAATATTTCCAGATTGAATTCCCTTTGCCAAAGGTGGACATGGCGGCTATTCCCGATTTCGCCGCTG GTGCCATGGAGAATTGGGGACTTATCACTTATAG GGAAACGGATTTGCTGTACGACGAAAGACGGTCTTCGGCAAGTGCTAAGCAAAGGGTAGCCATTATTATCGCGCACGAGTTAGCTCATCAGTGGTTTGGAAATTTAGTCACAATGGATTG GTGGAATGTTATCTGGTTGAACGAAGGATTTGCCAGTTATATGGAATATCCTGGCACTGATTAC GTCGAGCCTGGATTTGAAATGAATGAACAGTTTACCGTGACTGATTTGCATTACGTGTTTGGCATTGATGCGCTCGAAACGTCGCGGCCCATCGATTTCGAAGTCAACACACCTAGTCAAATTAATCAAATGTTTGACGCCATTTCATACGAAAAAG GCAGTTGCATCATCCGCATGTGCGCCAATTTTTTGGGAGAACCAGTCTTTCGGCGTGGTGTGACCAGTTACCTCAACAAAAA CGCTTACGGAAATACGGTGCAAAAAGATCTGTGGGATGCGCTAAATACCCAGGCGGTTAATGAAAACGTCCAACTTCCAGCCACCGTCGAAACAATTATGGAAACATGGACAAGGCAGATGGGTTACCCTGTTATTAATATCTCCAGGCTGTACGACTCGGCAAACAGCGCCGTTGCTTCCCAG CAAAGATTCTTGCTAATGAAAAATGAGAATTCAAGTGACAAGAATGACTATAGCTGGTGGGTGCCGCTTACGTATACCAAGGATTTTACTGACATCCGCAAACATTGGATGCCCAGTGGTAGCGGTGCCAACACGATCCAATCGCTTCCCGGCTCGTCGGCCAACTGGGTCATTTTCAACGTCGGCCAAGAAG GTTACTATCGTGTGGTTTATGACGAGCGAAACATCGAAATGATCCGAAACCAACTGATGACTAACCATCTGGCCATCTCGAAAAAGAATCGAGCTCAGATTTTAGACGATTATTTGAACATGGCTCGCGCCAACCTTACGACCTACGTCACCGCCATGGAACTGACCCGCTACTTGGCTCACGAGCGAGACTACGCACCATGGACAGCTGCCTCTGTAGCCCTCGATTACATTGATATTATGTTCTACGGATATCCAGACGAGCAAGAATGGAAG AATTACATGACAGTCTTGGTGACAGCTCTGTACGATCACGTCAAATATGAAGCAAGCAATAGTGACGCACATCTAACCGTATTTACACGTTCTCAAGCTGTCAGCTGGGCTTGTGGCAGACTCAACGTCATTAACTGTATTACCAAGGCAAACCGAGACTACCAAGCCTGGATGACGGACGCCACCAAaga GTTACAACCCAATTTACGTCGGCTGATTTCTTGCACTGCCATCGCTGAGGGAGGTAGACCCGAATGGGAATTCGGCTTCAACCGATACTTGGACTCGACTTTAGCCAACGAGAAGACGGAATTGTTAAGAGCAATAACATGCAGTCTCGACGTTGGCATCCTGAACGA AATGCTCAACAGGATGATTACGCCATCGTCGGGCATCAGACTTCAAGACGCCAATACTCTTTTCAGCAACATTGCAGCCAATCCAGTGGGACATGGGGTAGCACTTGATTTCCTGATTAACCGCTGGGACGACGTCGTGGCTTA TTTCGGCAATTACGAAGGCTTCGGCGGGGATGCTATAACAAGGTTATTCCGTGCGCTATGCAACCGAGTTAATAACGACGAGAAACTAGAAAAG TTGACAAAGTTGTCGACCGATCACTCGTCTTCGTTTAATTCTGCATCAGCCAGACAAGGACTCGAATTGGCACAAACGAATGTTCGGTGGGTTAAGAAACATTACGGCACCATCGTCAATTGGCTTAAGAGTCAAAACTCGGCGACAGAAGGGACCACAGTAACTTCGCTCGCCAGCACCACTACGCCTTCGACAGTGGCCACCACCCCGTCTTCAGCTGCCAGGGCATTCGTTAatcatttcttcattttgatGGCAGCCATTGCGACATTCACTGGATTCTAG
- the LOC116935497 gene encoding LOW QUALITY PROTEIN: aminopeptidase Ey (The sequence of the model RefSeq protein was modified relative to this genomic sequence to represent the inferred CDS: deleted 1 base in 1 codon) produces the protein MLLQCRLAFVLVSSVLVVVTAVEPDTGVRLPRHLIPRHYTVRLLPHVLDEKENATLDGSVQIDVRCIQDTPQIFLHAVGIRVNLESIKVYDRGSKERFFVQNITEDVDNQFVILHIRRKYLVKGANYVLAMNFIGRLNNQDHSRGFYRLRYMEAGRPSMMALTQMEPIDARKVFPCFDEPDLKADFSIIVGRPSHMISVSNMPLYRTLPMYGEGFPGYEWDVFHRSYSMSTYLVSVAILESASWLSMSDGNVKLRLWARPSLLNQTRHSLKVARKMLDFYQNYLAVDFPLPKQDIIAVPNIETAMENWGLIISGEQFLTHEEGVTSEAKKEINTLVMAHEMAHQWFGNLVTLNWWTDIWLNEGLATYLSYVAVDQVFIPDYKMIEKFVLNEMQKVMYDDALLTSHSVYQTTNQTEEITSVFDVISYKKGASMLRMLNELIGHKTFKQGLTRYLKTLEYRNAVQNDFWSAFTRQAVINKVKLPYDIKTIMETWTHNVGYPVVTIARNYSARTATAAQSRFLLYQDKNSSIMEDGNVNLWIIPLTFTTASSTKQEPNLRWLPQLSQAEKIADFNVPADQWVIFNVNRTGFYRVNYDERNWNLIWAQLLHDPQQIPTISRAQIIDDAFHLARAGLLSYQVAFNLANYLKKETDYLPWKSTFEAFSYIDVMLAHTPTTHEAFKVLQPPNARSNNKDPVARQLFSEATKWACQWNQTDCVEYALSVYRNWMAQLNDSAVIVPADLKRVITCTAIRHLNLSEWQFAWKKFQESNIHSEKDDLLAGMACTTNTSLLSTMLQWTLGNSSHRLDSIHFLDVIKSIASETLPGRDLVFEFLGSHWDLLKFRYNDRPDSAIEIAASSFNNLSDLEKLDAFNSKHGEGDLISYIYSVTEANIQWMSKHYQPIDEWLHQLRV, from the exons ATGCTGCTTCAGTGTCGTCTTGCGTTTGTGCTGGTGTCGTCGGTGCTGGTCGTCGTCACCGCAGTCGAGCCCGACACAGGTGTGCGTTTACCTCGTCATCTAATTCCTCGTCATTACACTGTTAGATTGCTGCCACACGTCCTggacgagaaagaaaatgcCACCTTGGACGGCTCTGTACAAATTGACGTCCGTTGCATCCAAGATACTCCACAAATTTTCCTGCACGCTGTCGGCATTCGAGTGAATCTGGAATCCATCAAGGTGTACGACCGAGGGTCCAAAGAGCGTTTTTTTGTCCAGAACATCACCGAAGATGTTGACAACCAGTTCGTGATTCTTCACATAAGACGAAAGTATCTCGTCAAAGGAGCCAATTATGTGTTGGCCATGAATTTCATCGGGCGCCTCAATAATCAAGATCATTCCCGAGGTTTCTATCGTTTGAGATACATGGAAGCTGGTCGACCCAG CATGATGGCGTTGACACAAATGGAGCCAATCGACGCTCGGAAAGTCTTCCCTTGTTTTGATGAGCCTGATTTGAAAGCTGATTTTAGCATCATTGTGGGTCGGCCAAGTCACATGATTTCTGTCAGCAATATGCCTCTATACAGAACTTTGCCCAT GTATGGAGAAGGATTTCCTGGTTATGAATGGGACGTTTTCCATCGTTCTTATTCCATGTCAACGTATCTAGTCTCTGTGGCTATACTGGAAAGTGCGTCTTGGTTGAGCATGTCGGACGGGAATGTCAAATTGAGACTATGGGCTCGCCCGTCTCTTCTTAATCAGACAAG GCATTCTTTGAAAGTAGCTAGAAAAATGCTTGATTTTTACCAAAACTATTTGGCAGTGGATTTTCCGCTACCTAAACAGGACATTATCGCTGTCCCCAATATCGAAACTGCCATGGAAAATTGGGGCCTCATCATTTCCGGAGAGCAGTTCCTCACACACGAAGAGGGGGTTACGTCAGAAGCCAAGAAAGAAATCAACACCTTGGTGATGGCTCACGAAATGGCCCATCAGTGGTTTGGAAACCTAGTCACGCTGAACTG GTGGACAGACATCTGGTTGAACGAAGGATTAGCTACTTATCTCTCCTACGTTGCTGTTGATCAGGT GTTTATCCCGGATTACAAAATGATCGAAAAATTCGTTCTCAATGAGATGCAAAAAGTTATGTACGATGACGCCTTACTAACTTCCCATTCCGTTTACCAAACGACTAATCAGACAGAAGAGATCACTTCTGTCTTTGATGTCATCTCGTACAAAAAGGGCGCTTCCATGCTGAGGATGTTGAATGAACTAATCGGACACAAGACTTTCAAGCAAGGACTAACACGTTATCTAAAAACTCT GGAATACCGTAATGCTGTTCAGAATGATTTTTGGTCAGCGTTCACACGACAGGCAGTCATTAACAAGGTGAAATTGCCCTATGACATAAAAACCATTATGGAGACCTGGACGCATAACGTTGGCTATCCAGTTGTGACGATAGCTCGCAATTATTCTGCCCGCACGGCCACGGCTGCGCAATCCCGTTTCCTTTTATACCAAGACAAGAATTCTTCCATCATGGAGGATGGCAACGTGAATCTTTGGATCATTCCCTTAACTTTTACGACAGCATCCTCTACGAAACAGGAGCCTAACCTGAGATGGTTGCCTCAACTGTCGCAAGCAGAGAAAATAGCGGATTTCAACGTTCCCGCTGACCAGTGGGTTATCTTCAACGTGAATCGTACAG GATTTTATCGAGTGAATTACGACGAACGCAACTGGAATTTAATCTGGGCTCAACTTCTTCATGATCCACAACAGATTCCCACTATCAGCAGAGCTCAAATTATAGACGACGCGTTTCATTTGGCTCGAGCTGGTCTTTTATCATATCAAGTGGCCTTTAATTTGGCCAATTATCTGAAGAAGGAAACAGACTATTTGCCATGGAAATCCACTTTTGAAGCCTTCAGTTACATTGATGTTATGCTGGCTCACACGCCGACTACACACGAAGCGTTTAAGGTATTACAACCGCCAAAtgctc GCAGCAATAACAAAGATCCTGTGGCTCGGCAACTTTTTTCAGAAGCT ACCAAATGGGCTTGTCAATGGAATCAGACAGATTGCGTCGAATATGCGCTTTCAGTTTATCGAAACTGGATGGCCCAATTAAACGACTCTGCAGTTATAGTACCGGCTGATCTTAAACGCGTCATTACCTGCACAGCGATACGTCACCTGAACTTGTCCGAATGGCAGTTCGCTTGGAAAAAATTCCAGGAATCCAACATTCACTCGGAAAAGGACGATCTGCTTGCCGGCATGGCTTGCACCACCAATACGTCCCTTTTATCCAC cATGTTGCAGTGGACGTTGGGGAATTCTTCTCACCGGCTGGACAGCATTCACTTCCTCGATGTCATTAAGAGTATTGCATCCGAAACGTTACCGGGCAGAGACCTTGTCTTTGAATTTCTGGGCTCTCACTGGGATTTGCTGAAATTCAG ATACAATGATCGACCAGACTCGGCTATAGAAATAGCCGCTTCGTCATTCAACAATTTGTCCGATTTGGAAAAG CTGGATGCTTTCAATAGTAAACATGGGGAGGGCGACCTGATTTCGTACATTTACAGTGTAACCGAGGCCAACATTCAGTGGATGTCGAAGCATTATCAACCCATTGACGAATGGCTTCACCAGTTACgagtttaa